CGATTTGGCCCATATATCCGAATAATTTCTTCTACAACATCTGCTGCTCTGGTTACATCATTCTTGGCGGTTGGAACCAATAACTCCAAATAAGCAGAACTCTGCTCCCGAATCTTAAATCCTAAATCCAATAATACCTGACTAACTTCTTTTCTGTCCAAAGCAACTCCTAATAGTACATCCAAATACGACCATTCCAAGCGTATGGAAGCAGGAAGTACTTCCGTAGGATAAACATCCTGAACCGCCGATTCTACCCTTCCTCCGCAAACCTTACACAACAAATCTGCCGCCCTTAGTAATACTGAAACAGTGGCATTCGGATCTGTTCCTCGCTCAAATCGAAATGAACTGTCCGTTTTTATCCCATGCGCCTTGGAAGTCCTCCGAATGGAGCTGGGATCAAAATAAGCACTTTCCAGAAAAACCTTAGTAGTAGCTTCGCTTACCCCTGAATTCAACCCTCCAAATACACCTGCAATAACCATTGGCTTCTCGGTATCACAAATCATTAACTCTTCTCCATTCAAGATTCTCTCTTTTCCATCAAGTGTAGTGAATTTTTCACCTGCTACAGCTTTACGTACCACAACCTTGTTGCCTGCAATGGTTTCCGCATCAAAAGCATGCAATGGTTGTCCTGTTTCATGCAAAACAAAATTGGTTACATCCACCACATTGTTGATAGATTTTTGACCAATACTTTCTAACCTTTGTCTCAACCATTCCGGAGAGGGGCCTACCTGAATGCCACTTAAATACAGCCCGGAATATCTCGGACATAAACCGGATTCTTCTACCTGAATTAGTATTGGATTTTGATTTGGTAAAGTATTAACATCTAAATCAGCTTTCGGATAATTTATGCTATACGCATCAACTTTCCCATCCTGCCTGGATGCAGAATTTAATGCAGCAACCAAATCCTTTAAAACACCAATATGGGAAGCAGCATCGCAACGATTAGGCAAAATTGCAACTTCCATCACTGTATCATTCTCCAAATTAAAGTACTTGGCCGCCAAAACTCCAACCGGAGCATCATCCGGCAACACAATTATTCCATCATGCGATTTGCCAAGGCCAATCTCATCTTCCGCACATATCATCCCTAATGATTCCTCCCCCCTAATTTTAGCTCGCTTTATTTCAAATGGATCTCCCTCCAATGGATACACCATAGTACCTACCGGGGCAAAAACCACTTTTTGTCCGGCCGCAACATTCGGTGCACCACATACTACCTGAACCGGCTCGCCTTCACCAAATTTTACTTTTGTTAAATTTAAACGATCAGCACCCGGATGTGGCCACTTCTCCAAAACCTCCGCTATTACCAAACCTTTCAATCCTCCCTTAACGCTCTGAAACTCTTCTACCCCCTCAACCTCCAATCCACAACCGGTTAAAACAGAACTTAGCTGATCCACATCCAAGCCTTTCAAATCCACATATTCAGATAACCACTTGTAAGAAATTTTCATGTCGTATTTTCGTTAATTTTAGGAGACTGCAAAGTAAATAAATCCCTTGCTTGCTCCGGAGAAAACATAACAACCTTAAACCCAAAAGCTGTTAAACAAAGTTCCCCCCTTGCTGAAGATTATTAGATACCTCGACCAGTTGGGTTAGTAATCAGCTTGTAGCTTGCACCCCCGGGCAACGATTGAGGCAAGTAGCTCCAAGCCAACGCAGCGATTTAGCGGAGTTGACTTGGACTACAGTCGAAAGCGTGACCCGAACGCCCATGCAAACTGCCTGGAAATTTTACAAAAAATGGATGGCGGAGGGGGCCCGCATACTATGAATTATAAAATTAGACCTTCTTCTTGAGTGCCATTTGAAGAAAATCAAAA
The Bacteroidia bacterium genome window above contains:
- the pheT gene encoding phenylalanine--tRNA ligase subunit beta, which codes for MKISYKWLSEYVDLKGLDVDQLSSVLTGCGLEVEGVEEFQSVKGGLKGLVIAEVLEKWPHPGADRLNLTKVKFGEGEPVQVVCGAPNVAAGQKVVFAPVGTMVYPLEGDPFEIKRAKIRGEESLGMICAEDEIGLGKSHDGIIVLPDDAPVGVLAAKYFNLENDTVMEVAILPNRCDAASHIGVLKDLVAALNSASRQDGKVDAYSINYPKADLDVNTLPNQNPILIQVEESGLCPRYSGLYLSGIQVGPSPEWLRQRLESIGQKSINNVVDVTNFVLHETGQPLHAFDAETIAGNKVVVRKAVAGEKFTTLDGKERILNGEELMICDTEKPMVIAGVFGGLNSGVSEATTKVFLESAYFDPSSIRRTSKAHGIKTDSSFRFERGTDPNATVSVLLRAADLLCKVCGGRVESAVQDVYPTEVLPASIRLEWSYLDVLLGVALDRKEVSQVLLDLGFKIREQSSAYLELLVPTAKNDVTRAADVVEEIIRIYGPNR